The following coding sequences lie in one bacterium genomic window:
- a CDS encoding Mur ligase domain-containing protein has protein sequence MITTTTVKKYHFLGIAGTAMAGVALLLKSRGDIVSGSDDAIYPPMSTVLAENNIAVQSPYRPENLPIDPATIVVVGNAISRGNPELEAMLERRMKYCSVPELLRWEILLPRKPIVIAGTHGKTSTTSLVAHLLDSVGANPGFLIGGVPKNFTSGARLTDSEYFVIEGDEYDTAYFDKRSKFLHYVPHVVAMLNLEFDHADIFSSIEEIELAFRRLALTIPANGLLVYNA, from the coding sequence GTGATAACCACCACCACTGTGAAAAAATATCATTTTCTTGGCATTGCCGGCACTGCGATGGCAGGTGTGGCTCTGCTGCTCAAATCGCGAGGTGACATCGTCAGCGGCTCCGACGATGCGATATACCCGCCGATGTCGACCGTTCTTGCAGAAAACAATATTGCGGTACAATCGCCCTATCGTCCGGAAAATTTACCCATTGACCCCGCAACGATTGTTGTGGTCGGGAATGCCATTTCGCGGGGGAATCCTGAATTAGAAGCGATGCTCGAACGAAGGATGAAGTATTGCTCAGTGCCGGAATTATTGCGGTGGGAGATTCTACTGCCGCGAAAACCGATTGTAATTGCGGGTACTCATGGTAAGACATCGACCACGAGTCTGGTAGCGCATCTGCTCGATTCTGTAGGAGCTAATCCGGGATTTTTAATTGGGGGCGTGCCGAAGAATTTTACCTCCGGAGCACGGTTAACCGATAGCGAGTACTTTGTCATCGAAGGGGATGAGTACGACACGGCGTATTTCGATAAACGGTCAAAGTTCTTACATTACGTGCCTCACGTAGTGGCAATGTTGAATTTGGAATTTGATCACGCTGATATTTTTTCATCGATTGAGGAAATCGAATTGGCGTTTCGACGATTAGCTTTGACGATTCCCGCCAATGGCTTGCTGGTGTATAATGC
- a CDS encoding site-specific DNA-methyltransferase, whose translation MARVPNIPKNVSVDHIAEAVAGSRLWLGDNRILLQQIDNESVDLVVTDPPYAISYRSNRRVAMPKFANIALDDCIDWIPEFCKQMFRVLKPKTHIYCFCRWDTYPDFFSNLKEAGFTMKRTLIWVKDNHGSGDLRGDYAPQDEWIIFASKGRKNLMEPRISNVIEVPRIASIRLKHPTEKPVDLLKILIDKSTYPRKFGEYEHEPEIVLDPFMGSGTTGVAATSLGHYFYGMEMNGEYFDVVQERLKEAIVQPDIQPERNGVPVS comes from the coding sequence ATGGCGCGCGTACCGAACATCCCCAAAAACGTAAGCGTTGATCACATCGCTGAAGCAGTGGCAGGGAGCCGGCTTTGGCTTGGCGATAACCGCATTCTACTACAACAGATTGATAATGAATCGGTCGATCTCGTGGTAACCGATCCACCGTACGCGATTAGCTATCGCTCGAATCGCCGGGTTGCGATGCCAAAGTTTGCCAATATTGCCCTCGACGATTGTATCGATTGGATTCCCGAATTCTGTAAACAAATGTTCCGGGTGTTAAAACCGAAAACGCATATTTATTGTTTTTGTCGCTGGGATACCTATCCAGATTTTTTTAGCAATCTGAAAGAAGCCGGCTTTACCATGAAACGTACGCTGATATGGGTGAAGGATAATCACGGCAGCGGCGATTTACGCGGCGATTACGCCCCTCAGGATGAATGGATAATATTCGCATCGAAGGGTCGCAAGAATTTGATGGAACCGCGCATCTCGAATGTAATTGAGGTACCGCGCATTGCATCGATTCGTCTAAAACATCCGACCGAGAAACCAGTAGATCTTTTAAAAATCTTGATCGATAAGTCTACCTATCCGAGAAAGTTCGGCGAATACGAACACGAGCCGGAAATCGTACTCGATCCGTTCATGGGAAGCGGTACGACCGGTGTTGCAGCAACATCGCTGGGGCACTATTTCTACGGAATGGAGATGAACGGCGAGTACTTCGATGTCGTTCAAGAACGATTAAAAGAAGCAATAGTACAACCCGATATCCAACCCGAACGAAATGGAGTTCCCGTTTCGTGA